One window from the genome of Lates calcarifer isolate ASB-BC8 unplaced genomic scaffold, TLL_Latcal_v3 _unitig_5134_quiver_893, whole genome shotgun sequence encodes:
- the LOC108873832 gene encoding LOW QUALITY PROTEIN: zinc transporter ZIP3-like (The sequence of the model RefSeq protein was modified relative to this genomic sequence to represent the inferred CDS: inserted 1 base in 1 codon), with protein sequence MQILVAKLLGLLGLFGLVLAGVLVPVRLLLVDYDKAHRYRRALSLCNSFGGGVFLATCFNALLPAVRDKVGDVFRQLQISSDYPLAETMMMLGFFLTVFVEQAVLTFRKEKPSFIDLETFNAGGSEAGSDSEYDTPFISSARGXAGGGGGHRSHGHQHGHFSPAELAGAGPLRLASLVLALSAHSVFEGLALGLQEDGAKLGGLFLGVAVHETLAAVALGVSVAKASLGMRDAAKLGVAVGLMIPLGVVVGMGIESAQTLAGGVVSVVLQGLAAGTFLFVTFFEILSRELDDKQDRLLKVLFLILGYAALAALVFIKW encoded by the exons ATGCAGATCCTGGTGGCGAAGCTGCTCGGCCTGCTGGGACTGTTCGGCCTCGTGCTGGCCGGCGTGCTGGTCCCCgtgcgcctcctgctggtcgaCTACGACAAGGCGCACAGGTACAGGAGGGCGCTGTCGCTCTGTAACTCGTTTGGAGGAGGCGTGTTCCTCGCGACCTGCTTCAACGCTCTGCTGCCCGCCGTCAGAGACAAG GTGGGCGATGTGTTCAGGCAGCTGCAGATCAGCAGTGATTATCCTCTGGCTGAGACGATGATGATGCTCGGTTTCTTCCTCACCGTGTTTGTGGAGCAGGCCGTCCTCACCTTCAGGAAGGAGAAACCGTCCTTCATAGACCTGGAGACCTTTAACGCCGGCGGCTCGGAGGCCGGCAGCGACTCAGAGTACGACACACCCTTCATCTCCTCGGCGCGGG TCGCCGGCGGTGGCGGCGGTCACCGCTCCCACGGGCACCAGCACGGACACTTCAGCCCGGCCGAGCTGGCGGGGGCGGGGCCTCTGCGGCTGGCCAGCCTGGTCCTGGCTCTGTCGGCTCACTCGGTGTTCGAGGGCCTGGCACTCGGCCTGCAGGAGGACGGAGCCAAGCTGGGCGGCCTCTTCCTGGGCGTGGCCGTGCACGAGACGCTGGCCGCCGTCGCCCTCGGGGTCAGCGTGGCCAAGGCGTCGCTGGGCATGAGGGATGCCGCCAAGCTGGGCGTGGCGGTGGGCCTGATGATCCCGCTGGGCGTGGTGGTAGGGATGGGCATCGAGTCGGCTCAGACGCTGGCGGGCGGCGTGGTGTCGGTGGTGCTGCAGGGACTCGCCGCCGGCACCTTCCTGTTCGTCACCTTCTTCGAGATCCTGTCCCGGGAGCTGGACGACAAACAGGACCGGCTCCTCAAAGTGCTCTTCCTCATCCTCGGCTACGCAGCGCTCGCCGCGCTCGTCTTCATCAAGtggtga
- the LOC108873831 gene encoding excitatory amino acid transporter 5-like encodes MEELLLPSGEEEARSDHSSYAPGHAGRTMGDRVKTFFEVTVKEDLKRTVRNFLKKNGLLTLSVIAVLTGCTLGFMLRGTQLSTQAKIYFSFPGELLMRMLKMLILPLITSSLMSGLSSMESKACCRMGVLTVTYYLWTTFIAVVVGIMLVIIIKPGVGTEMESNRLGGGPVMTSADALLDLIRNMVPSNLIEATFQQYKTDLIPILKVPTRTIQPNFVYVVPDESDPKGRTVYLELTPPPEVLYKTSPGTSQQMNVLGIVIFSATMGLLLGRMGERGAPLINVCQCINECVMKIINAAVWYFPFGIIFLVAGKILDMQDPSTLGRKLGWYGITVLAGLFVHGLILLPLFYFLLTRKNPFTFIRGLLQAMVIALATSSSSATLPITMKCLLENCHVDRQIARFVLPVGATINMDGTALYEAVAAIFIAQVNDYELDFGQLVTISITATAASIGAAGIPQAGLVTMVIVLTSVGLPPDDITLIVAIDWILDRFRTMINVLGDALAAGIIAHLCRKDFPLSGSGKPVPSYGTQTPHAHNNSHSVDVPMTEIHTHKDCMFEAMGDSEGERHAHTVYYNICQV; translated from the exons ATGGAGGAGCTTCTGTTACCGAGCGGCGAGGAGGAGGCGCGCTCCGATCACAGCTCATATGCTCCGGGACACGCAGGGAGGACGATGGGGGACCGAGTCAAGACCTTCTTCGAGGTGACGGTGAAGGAGGACCTGAAGAGGACCGTGAGGAATTTCCTGAAGAAGAACGGGCTGCTGACTCTGTCTGTTATTGCTGTGCTGACCGGATGCACACTGGGCTTCATGCTGAGAGGAACTCAGCTGTCCACGCAG GCCAAGATCTACTTCTCTTTTCCCGGAGAGCTGCTGATGAGGATGTTGAAGATGCTTATTCTTCCTCTCATCACATCCAG TTTGATGTCGGGTCTGTCGTCGATGGAGTCCAAGGCGTGTTGTCGGATGGGGGTGCTCACCGTCACCTACTACCTGTGGACCACCTTCATCGCTGTGGTGGTCGGCATCATGctcgtcatcatcatcaaaccCGGCGTtgggacagagatggagagtaACCGGCTGGGAGGGGGGCCTGTCATGACCTCGGCCGACGCCCTGCTTGACCTCATCAG aaacATGGTTCCCTCTAATCTGATTGAGGCCACATTTCAGCAG TACAAAACAGACCTGATACCCATCCTCAAAGTCCCAACCAGAACCATCCAGCCCAATTTCGTCTATGTTGTCCCCGATGAGAGTGACCCTAAAGGTCGGACGGTGTACCTGGAGCTGACTCCGCCCCCGGAGGTCTTGTACAAGACGAGTCCCGGCACCAGTCAACAGATGAACGTCCTCGGGATCGTCATCTTCTCTGCCACCATGG GTCTGTTGCTGGGCAGGATGGGAGAACGAGGAGCTCCACTCATCAATGTCTGTCAGTGCATCAACGAGTGCGTCATGAAGATCATCAACGCTGCTGTTTG GTACTTTCCTTTTGGGATCATCTTCCTGGTGGCGGGGAAGATCCTGGACATGCAGGACCCGAGCACGCTGGGAAGGAAGCTGGGCTGGTACGGCATCACCGTCCTCGCCGGCCTCTTCGTCCACGGACTtatccttctccctctcttctacTTCCTCCTCACCAGGAAAAACCCCTTCACCTTCATCCGCGGGCTGCTGCAGGCGATGGTGATTGCCCTGGCTACCTCCTCCAG CTCTGCCACACTGCCCATCACCATGAAATGTTTGTTGGAGAACTGCCACGTCGACCGACAGATCGCTCGCTTCGTCCTTCCTGTGGGAGCCACCATCAACATGGACGGCACGGCACTGTACGAGGCTGTGGCTGCCATCTTTATCGCTCAGGTCAACGACTATGAGCTGGACTTTGGCCAGCTGGTCACCATCAG CATCACAGCTACAGCTGCCAGCATTGGTGCAGCAGGGATTCCCCAGGCTGGtctggttaccatggtgatcgTACTCACATCAGTGGGGTTACCGCCAGATGACATCACTCTCATTGTGGCCATTGATTGGATCCT TGACAGATTTCGGACCATGATCAACGTCCTTGGTGATGCCCTGGCAGCAGGAATCATTGCCCACCTCTGTCGGAAAGATTTCCCTCTCAGCGGATCTGGGAAG CCTGTACCATCCTATGGTACTCAGACTCCTCACGCTCACAACAACTCCCACAGCGTCGACGTGCCAATGACAgagatccacacacacaaagactgcaTGTTCGAGGCGATGGGCGACTCAGAGGGCGAGAGGCACGCACACACCGTCTACTACAACATCTGTCAGGTTTGA
- the LOC108873829 gene encoding tetraspanin-33 gives MRGYRGIKYTLFICCYVFWVVSAVLIAVGIYAKIAKEKDVVDTLTVDPALLLIVVGSVMFLITFLGCFGALRNATCLLKMFLGILVAVLLLQIAAGVVGYLFTDMVMERTERLMMKAIVRYREDQDLENAIDFIQKKFQCCGVESYKDWSHNVYFECSDTNPSLEACGVPFSCCIHQQNQTVLNTMCGYGMQQLEERSAGQDVFTIGCLEKIVWWAKNNLLLVAGLTAGLLLLEVCMICLAAAQISRIKKVQQQQKENAARSKSERKDSYWYPAFADFDDE, from the exons ATGAGAGGATACAGAGGCATCAAGTACACTTTATTCATCTGCTGCTACGTCTTCTGG GTCGTGAGCGCCGTCCTCATAGCAGTGGGGATCTACGCCAAGATCGCCAAGGAGAAAG atGTTGTCGACACCCTGACAGTCGATCCAGCTCTGCTGTTGATCGTCGTCGGCTCGGTGATGTTCCTCATCACGTTCCTTGGATGTTTCGGGGCACTGCGTAACGCCACCTGCCTACTGAAGATG TTTCTGGGGATCCTGGTCgctgtcctgctgctgcagatcgCTGCCGGAGTCGTGGGATATCTCTTCACAGACATG gTAATGGAAAGGACGGAGAGGCTGATGATGAAGGCCATCGTTCGATACAGggaggaccaggacctggagAACGCCATCGACTTCATCCagaagaag TTTCAGTGCTGTGGAGTGGAGAGCTATAAGGACTGGTCCCATAACGTCTACTTTGAGTGTTCAGACACCAACCCCAGTCTGGAGGCCTGTGGAGTTCCCTTCTCTTGCTGCATTCACCAGCAGAACCAG ACGGTGCTGAACACCATGTGTGGTTATGGGATGCAGCAGTTGGAGGAGCGTTCAGCCGGTCAGGATGTCTTCACCATTGGCTGTCTGGAGAAAATCGTGTGGTGGGCCAAAAACAACCTGCTGCTAGTGGCCGGTCTGACCGccgggctgctgctgctcgag GTCTGTATGATCTGTCTGGCTGCTGCTCAGATCTCCAGAATAAAGAAagtccaacaacaacagaaagaaaacgcAGCGAGAAGCAAGTCGGAGAGAAAGGACAGCTACTGGTATCCTGCTTTTGCAGACTTTGACGACGAATAA